GCCCATGCCGCGGCGCTCAAGTCCACCGCCATGACCGAGGCCAAGCTCGCGGCCAAGGAGACCCGCAAGCAGGCCAGGGAGGCCCACCGCGTGGAACTGGCGGAGGCCAAGAAGCGCGCCAAGCTCGAGGGCAAGAACGCCGACCGCAAGGCCAAGCGCGAGGAGAAGCGCGCCGAGAAGCAGAACAAGCTCGACCGCAAGGCCGCAAAGCGGGACCGCAAGGCCGAGAAGGTCCACGCCAAGGAGGAGCGCAAGACCATCAAGCGTGAGGCCAAGATTCTGGCGACCGGAAGCTCGCCGAGAAGATCGACGCCGCCGGCCGCAAGCACGAGTACCAGCTGGCCGAGATGGAGCTCGACAAGCTCAAGGGCACCAAGCTGGGCAAGGACGACGTGCAACGTTGGCTGAACATGGCCAAGGTCGCCACCCCGGTCCTGCTGCCGCTGGTCTACAAGGTCGTGTCCAACGCGCAGAGCTCCGACAAGACCGCCGAGGCCGGCGGGGTCGACCTCAAGGCAGCCCGGCATCAACGCCACCGGCCCCGCCGCCGCCTGGGTGCGCGGATCGTCCGCCTCGAGCGGACCCTCGACGGGCTCGAGACGAGCCGCGGTGGCGAGCGGGAGGTCAAGGATTTCGTCGCCTCCACCCGCACGCGCCTGACCGACCTGCGCACGGCCGTCGAGACCGCCGAGACCACGCCCACCGCCCAGCGGCGCGAGATCCACTCCTCGATCTCCGGCGAACTCGACCGAGTGAACAAGGACGTCCTGGCCCGCCTGGGGGTCAAGCGTGACCCAGCTGCGTGGGCGTCTGGCCTCCGTCGCGGTGGCGGCCGCGTTGCTCGGCGGCGCGACCGCACCCGCCGTGATGCTCGCGCCCGTCGCGGCCGCGCACTCCGTGCTGATCTCCGTCGACCCGGAGGACGGCTCACAGCTCGACACGGCGCCCGAGCAGATCGTGTTGATCTTCAACGAGGAGGTCAACCAGACTTCGCCTCCGTCGCCGTCACCGCCGGTGATGACCGGACCAATCGCGTGACCGGCGAGCCGATGGTCGACGGCGAGACCGTCACCGCCCGCGTCGACGACCTCGCGCCCGGCGCCTACACCGTCGGCTATCGCGTCACCTCGGCCGACGGGCACGTCGTGAGCGGGTCCTCGGTGTTCACCGTCGCCGATGCCGAGGGCGGTGCCGGCGCGGACGGGGGCGCGGCCGGTGCTGACGGCGGTGGCGAGGCTGAGGGAGGTGCCGGGGCTGAGGATTCCGATGCTGGCGGTGCCACGGCTTCCGACGCCGGTGGCGAGTCGGCGGACGCCGATGCGACCGAGGCCGACGTCGCCGACGAGACCTCCGAGAGAGCTCGGGGTCAATCCCGTGATCTGGGTGGTCGGCGGCCTGGCCGTCCTGCTCATCGGCGGCGCGTTCGTGCTGCTGCGCCGGGGTGGCGGCAG
This region of Dietzia lutea genomic DNA includes:
- a CDS encoding DUF6474 family protein; its protein translation is MELDKLKGTKLGKDDVQRWLNMAKVATPVLLPLVYKVVSNAQSSDKTAEAGGVDLKAARHQRHRPRRRLGARIVRLERTLDGLETSRGGEREVKDFVASTRTRLTDLRTAVETAETTPTAQRREIHSSISGELDRVNKDVLARLGVKRDPAAWASGLRRGGGRVARRRDRTRRDARARRGRALRADLRRPGGRLTARHGARADRVDLQRGGQPDFASVAVTAGDDRTNRVTGEPMVDGETVTARVDDLAPGAYTVGYRVTSADGHVVSGSSVFTVADAEGGAGADGGAAGADGGGEAEGGAGAEDSDAGGATASDAGGESADADATEADVADETSERARGQSRDLGGRRPGRPAHRRRVRAAAPGWRQRQLTDGSGGNEPPTGASARLFAAARLPGVSLLRMASRSPSLPAAARLPGVSLLRMASRSPSLPAAARLPGVSLLRMYAAHTAAPQHGVSPTLRCRRDAMLAGGCGRAGAGCGSTTTATGPR